The following proteins come from a genomic window of Hoplias malabaricus isolate fHopMal1 chromosome 15, fHopMal1.hap1, whole genome shotgun sequence:
- the grp gene encoding gastrin-releasing peptide, translating to MCVAWRRRLAVPVFAVLVFIVCDAQVEQETQLTKYIYPRQNHWAVGHLMGKKSIDEMQSSEEGDGVSELYLTVAESEEHSQPSGFLQALITALAGPKSERERDRERARDTSLRQQRALEQRKLLEEQLQREREQTAKILLLALNMRDPSKS from the exons ATGTGCGTTGCTTGGAGACGAAGACTCGCCGTTCCAGTGTTCGCTGTTCTTGTCTTCATAGTCTGCGATGCTCAAGTAGAACAGGAGACACAGCTCACAAAGTACATCTATCCACGACAAAACCACTGGGCCGTAG GGCACCTGATGGGGAAGAAGAGCATAGATGAGATGCAGAGCTCTGAAGAAGGAGATGGTGTCAGTGAGCTATATCTAACAGTAGCAGAGTCTGAGGAACACTCACAGCCATCAGGATTTCTGCAGGCTCTCATTACTGCTCTGGCTGGAccaaagagtgagagagagagagacagagaaagagcgagagacacCAGCCTGAGACAGCAGCGTGCTCTGGAGCAGAGGAAACTGTTGGAGGAGCAGCTTcaacgagagagagaacaa ACTGCAAAGATTTTGCTGTTGGCTTTAAACATGAGAGATCCCAGTAAAAGCTGA